Proteins from a genomic interval of Dama dama isolate Ldn47 chromosome 1, ASM3311817v1, whole genome shotgun sequence:
- the TEX12 gene encoding testis-expressed protein 12: MMASHLAKPDTRNCKRPRELEPQMPDSPQLSSLGKSDSSLSESSGLFYKDEALEKDLNDMSKEINLMLSTYAKILSERAAVDASYIDEIDGLFKEANTIENFLIQKRELLRQRLTVIANTLHR; encoded by the exons ATGATGGCGAGTCACCTTGCAAAACCTGATACTAGAAATTGCAAGAGACCAAGAGAGTTAGAG CCTCAAATGCCAGATAGTCCACAGCTGTCCTCTCTTGGAAAATCAGATTCTTCTTTGTCTGAAAGCTCTGGACTATTTTATAAAGATGAAGCCCTGGAGAAAGACTTGAATG atatgAGCAAGGAAATTAATCTAATGCTGTCAACATATGCAAAGATCTTAAG TGAGAGAGCAGCAGTAGATGCATCTTATATTGACGAGATAGATGGACTCTTCAAAGAAGCCAATACTATTGAAAACTTTCTAATACAGAAAAGAGAGCTCCTGAGACAGAGGCTTACAGTGATTGCAAACACACTACACAGATAA